The Streptococcus parasanguinis genomic sequence GCGATAAGTTCCATTTTTAGTTTTTGTAATTGACATAGTATTCTCCTTTTTTTGAATTGAGCTAGAAAAATACCGTGGCTTAATTATATCAAACCACGGTTATAATGCTACTGATTTTGTAACCACTGACCAATTTATTCTTTATTTCATTTTCTATGCTAATTTATGTAAAAAAGTTAACAAAAAGGGATTGAAATTTCATTTTCAACCCTTTTTTTCTTTGAAAAAAAGTGGGAAAGGAATAGTTTTATACTTATCCTTTTCCACTCTTTTTATTTTGTCTCGTTAATAATTGTGTTAATAGCTGAAATGACTTTATTTTGTTTGTACTCTGGTAAAGATTTGATAGTGTCAATAAGCTGTGCTAAATCAGTACTTTCTTCTTTAAGTGTTAAATCAAAAAAGGTTTGTAGATCAACATTTAACGCTTCTATAATTTTCTCAAGCGTACTAATTTTTATATTGGGCTCTAAATTTTCTAACTTATACGCGTAATTGGTGCCAAGATCTGCTTTTTCTTCTAATTGTTCCTGAGTCATTCCTGACTGGGTCCGCAGAATCCGTATTCTTTTGCTTATATACTTTTGTAATTTTGACATTTGTAACCTCGTAAGACTATTTTACAGTCTTAGAAGGTTAGATTCTAGTTCTTAAAAGGTTGGATACAACTTT encodes the following:
- a CDS encoding helix-turn-helix domain-containing protein; the encoded protein is MSKLQKYISKRIRILRTQSGMTQEQLEEKADLGTNYAYKLENLEPNIKISTLEKIIEALNVDLQTFFDLTLKEESTDLAQLIDTIKSLPEYKQNKVISAINTIINETK